A window of Gallus gallus isolate bGalGal1 chromosome 3, bGalGal1.mat.broiler.GRCg7b, whole genome shotgun sequence genomic DNA:
CAAAAAATATAGTTTGCATATGAGACACAGGAAGAAATTGATCCACTGAAGGAGTGTTATGGAGGTGGCATGTGATTTTTCAGTTGTTCTCATCAACCAGGCTAAGCCATTACATAACACATGCTGAAAACACTTAGATTGTGAGGCTCTGGGTTCTGCCAGCAGTTTTATCCTTGTATATGCAAATAGTTGCTTTGGTCACCTGCCAGTCAGATGGGACTGTGGTTTAATTTTAACTTGGAGCAACTGCTGAACTTTAAACTAGTTGGCCACGTCTCAACTAGGGAAGGTCATGGTGTGAGCAATTCTGTGCTAGGAGGTTGGGTCGAATGAGACACAGCTTTCCAAACTGTAGGAAATGTTCTCTGTTCTGTTGAAAGCAACACAGTGCCTTGTACTGAGGGTTCTAAATAATTCTTCTCACGTGCCACTTTTGCAAATAATGTGAATAAAGGACGATTCTCTGTATTTGAAAGCTCCTTTGAAATGGTGAGTTGTGTGATGAGGTTGTTCCTGGGGATTGTCTACATGGCTTGAGAGCCCTGAGAGGTGGGCAGCTGCATTCTCCTGTTCCCAGGGAGgcgagggggagggggggaagtgctgctgcagtaaTTGGCTGAGTAGAAACTTGGTGTACTTGTTTTCAGCTTAGTCTGCAAAGGTGTGTTACTGGGCAGAAGGCAGCTCTGGCCCTGTTGAGCAAAATATCTATGTTTTAACAGCCATTTCTTGTTACTCATAGGCTGCTTTGGGTGCTGGCTTCTCTGACAAAACTCCAGCCCATACAGTCACCATGGCTTGCATTTCTTCAAACCAGGCTATGACCACAGGTATGTTGGCTGGAGGAACAAGCTGTGGTTTGAGACTGAGCTTAGCAACTCTCCCATCCCTCATCTGGCTTGTGGTGCTTAGTGACTATAACTAAGGATCTGAAGAAGTTCTGGAGTGGAAGGAAAGATTTTGAGCCAACAAAATGCAACACAAACTGAGTATCTGCAGTAGGCCTGCCAGCAGCTTCATACTGTTTATATTCAGCCATAGTGTCCGCTCAGCATTCGTGTTTGCCTGGGAGGAAAAGACAGAATCTTGATGAGGAAGTTGCTGCCTTTCAGCTTGCTGTCAGCCTGGGCAGAATGGAAGACAAAGATTGAGTTAGTATCTTGATTTACTGGGGATGctcttcttccagctgctgtgtggGACAGAGAATTGGAAGCAAAGCATGTTTGTTCATCATCTCATTAAGCACATGCTGTATAACACGGCTGAAGCCAGTGGCTGGAGAAGGCAATAAAATTAGCTGTGTAGGCACCGATGGGTAAGCATTACTTCTGCAGCTCTCATGGGAACCTCTTATCCTGCAGGCATAGGTTTGATAGCAGCTGGACAGTGTGACGTCGTCGTAGCAGGAGGTGTGGAGCTGATGTCAGACGTTCCCATTCGTCACAGCAGAAAGATGAGGAAGACTTTGCTCACCCTGAACCGAGCCAAAACCCTGGGCCAAAAGCTTGCCCTGATTTCCAAAATTCGCCCTAACTACTTTGCTCCTGAGGTAATGTTTTCAGGCACGTAGACACTAAAGCTAAATTATTTTGCAGGGAGGTATAATGCACAGTGGCTCAGATATGTTTTTAGCCTCACTGGAGGGCATAAATAATAAGGGCTAAGGTGATTGCCTTTCACTCTCCTATATCAGCTCTCTGTACTGTGATGTGAGTTAAAACTAAGTTGATAAGTGCAGCTTATAGCACTCGTGACTCCACTTTGTTTTTACCTTGTCTCCTTATGTGTTGGTCTTCAGTAACCCAACTTATTTCAGCATTTGGGacctcctcctctttctgcagctcctagcagagctgtgtgctggaggcTACTAAGTGGAAGCCTTATTCCATCAATATGAAGATTGTGAAATGGTTGTAATGCATCGGAGGAGTTCTTATTTCCTAAATAAGAGAAGCGACATGCACAGAAAAGGGAATCCTTGGCATGTTAATATGCTTATTGTTTGATTAATGCATCTGAAATATGTGTTATGCTTGCTgttcccagccaaatcctgctGGACGTGTTCAGCTTCCCTAATGGGAATTAGTAGCCTGCTGGTTAATGGGACAGGAGCCACTCTGGTAGCCCTCTGAATGAGGTGAATTAAGGCACGATAGAGACAAGAAGGAGAAGCAGTTCCTTCCACCACCTCTGAATTTGTCCCAAGAAAGCTGTGCATATCCCTGCTGCTCTGGCCTCCTTTGGCTGGACTGCAGGGAAGCACGGTGTAGCACTAATGAGATCCCAAGTCCAAAATGAAAGTTGTGGACTTCAATCCACTCAGGGATTTCTTGTGTGCTTTTGGAAGAGTAAAAGCTGAGCTGAACTCACCCCATGTCTCTCATTTTGCTTGTGGGAGCGTTTGACGCGGAGTTGAATCTTGTCCCAAAAAGGGGAGTCCTTGTTCGAGTGTGTTTCATAAACCACCTGTAACCACTGTAGGGCAGCTGTACTGCGTGCTGACTTTGTGTCTTGCTTTGTAGCTACCAGCTGTGGCAGAGTTCTCCACCAGTGAGACTATGGGGCACTCTGCTGACcgcttggctgctgcttttgcgATCTCCCGTGTGGAGCAAGATGAGTATGCCCTCCGTTCACACACACTTGCCAAGAAAGCCCAGGATGAAGGCTTGCTCCTCGATGTGGTGCCCTTCAAAGTGCCAGGTGAAAGAGCACCTATTGCTAGCATGCACTAGTTTGGtaaagaaatacttcatttaGAAGAGGAGATGAAACGCTGAGGTTTGATTCTTCACATTCAGGATAGGTTTTGTATTTTAActctctggcagcctgctctgctggttggtgaccctgcacacagcacgggggttgaaaccagatgatcactgtggtccttttcaacccaggccattctatgattctttgattcctGTGATCTGATTATTTCCAGTGCTTTTACTTCCTCGAATCTTGACATATAAGCATATACTGATTTAGACTCAGTTCTCCAATGTAGGCATTGGAAGCTGAATGTAGTCTTTTATCAGCTGGATTTGCAgtgtgctgatttttttccttacagtaaAGAGTCTGCAGCACTTCCTTGTATTTCAGTCTTTAGAGGAGAAGTAAAGTAGCTTCAGTTTTAAGTATTGTTTCTTCAGCCATGTTAAATGTCCCGATCCCACagattttccccttttcttcctccaatGTGTCATAAAAAGGacatttttgtgcttttatttcttttttttctggaatccTAATGTTCATATATGCTGCTTacttatatttcttttcttaaaatttatCCACAGGCAAAGATACAGTTACCAAAGACAATGGGATCCGTCCATCCTCCCTGGAGCAGATGAGCAAACTGAAGCCAGCTTTTGTCAAGCCCTATGGAACTGTCACAGCTGCCAACTCGTCCTTCCTGGTAAGACCTGTGtgagccagcagggtgaagtGGTTGTCAAGAACTGAACCCTGACATTTTGTCTGGTTTTAcctctttgctttgctgtagTTGTCTGTTGAAAAGCACAGAGTTGATGGTTCAAAGGCATACATAGAAGTTCTGTCCCTGATGGGATTGATTGCATTGTAAGTCTGGAAGTTAGCAGTTTTTTAGACTGAGCTTGTCACTTGAAGGCTTACCCTCTGCAGAGCAAAAGGAGAGATTTCTATAGCACATCTCTGGTGATGCTCTCTGCTGCATAACTCTTGATTTTCTAATGCTTTTTAAGACAGCCCtttacatagaatcataaaatcactttGGCTGGAAAACACCTTCAAAATGacatcaaatccaaccatcagtcACACCGAAGTCCAAAGTAGTTCTTTAAATTAGGTGGGGGTGTATCTCACTCCCAGTTCCTGAGACTTCATAGGATTCAGTTAGGCAAGGCAAACGACTGGGATgcaatagcaaaaccagctctAGAGATCTTGCAGTGCTGTGACGGAGCCTGGGAGCTCTAATTACATTTGGGTACTCTTCAGGAGGGCTGTCAGGCTTGTTCTGTGTGGTGTGTGCTTGCTCTTGGGGCTGTGACCTTATGGGTTTGTCTGCTTCTTGTAGACGGACGGTGCCTCAGCGATGCTGCTCATGTctgaagagaaggctttggcaCTAGGGTATAAACCCAAGGCCTAcctaaggtaaaaaaaaaagggactgCTGCATGTGGGGTCCGAAGCctgcttttgcttctttctcctctttctgttaCTGATAGCATTTGTTTTGTGCAGGGATTTTGTCTACGTGTCCCAGGATCCGAAGGACCAACTGCTACTGGGGTAGGTGGTGATGGTGAAGAGCATCTCCTAACAGTTCATACTAGCACACCAGCACAAAGGCCGTACTGTGCATCCTAGGGAGAAGGGATGTTAGCTGGCTTGGAAAAAGGGGAATAATCATAGGAAGAAACATATATGACTCCTATTTCTTACTTCTTCATCAGTCCAACATACGCTACTCCGAAAGTGTTAGAGAAGGCTGGTCTGACCATGGCTGATATCGACGTGTTTGAATTCCACGAAGCTTTTGCTGTAAGTGATGCTGGAACGCCAGGCTGCCTCTAactgtaaaatgttttgtgGCTGTGGGCAATCTCAGGATATCTCAGGTTTGTTAGCACTGTCTGCAGGCTATTCGTAACATCTGTTCTCTCCTTTTCAGGGGCAGATACTGGCGAACATGAAAGCTATGGATTCAGACTGGTTTGCACAAAACTACATGGGCAGGAAGTCAAAGGTAAGGGCTCTGCCAGGATGTTTATATCTTTAATTTCTACTCCAGATGGTTGGATTTCATGGTGTGGCTACTGCCTCTGTCGTGCTCAACGGGgagaagtcatagaatcatagaatggtctgggttcAGAAGGTTGAAAATgaccatctggtttcaaccccctgctatgtgcagagtcaccaaccagcagaccaggctgcccagagccacatccagcctggccttgaatgcctccagggatggggcatccacagcctccttgggcaacctgttcagtgcatcaccactctctgggtgaaaaacttcctcctcatatccaacctaaacctcccctgtctcagtttaaaaccattcccccttgtcctatcactatctaccctcgtaaacagccattccccctccttgctcccttcaagtattggaaggccacaatgagatctccctgtAGCGTTTGCATTATGTTTCTTGAACTCTGGGTTAGCAAATCCCATTCTGAACAGCTTCTGTGAGAGTGGTGGCATTCCTCATGACAGCAGGAGGTAGAGACCTATACCTGCTGTAGTGACTGTTGGGAATTAAGGCAGTGGGTGATGTCATTGCCTTCCGGATGCCTTCaaacagcacaggctgcagtgaAGCAGTAAAACCCTTTGGCATAGTTTCGTGCTGTCACCAAGCACTCATGCATGCTAAGAAACACTTACCAAGCCCACGTGCTGTGTTGTTGTGGTGAGGGCAGGCTGTCTCTTTATGTGTGCGtgtcactgtgtgtgtgtgttcttgtAGGTTGGAGCCCCTCCCTTGGAGAAGTTCAACACCTGGGGTGGTTCCCTCTCTCTGGGCCATCCATTCGGTGCCACCGGCTGCCGCCTGGCCATTACTGCTGCCCATAGGCTGAAGAAGGAGGGAGGGCAGTACGGCCTGATTGCTGcgtgtgctgcaggagggcaggtAATGGTGCTGCACTGTCCTTTGCTGTACCCTCAGAACAAGGGTTGTGGTTACGTGTTACTGTTACCATCAGTGCTTCCTCTgacttctctttccctcttcatTTCTAGGGGCATGCAATGTTGGTGGAGCTCTACCCTCAGTAGTGGGATGGGGGGACTGCTGAAGGAGTATTCACGTATCCTGTGCCTGGCAATGCCATTTCAATGCACTAATGAAAACATACATACAGTCCTTCTTGGGAAGGACCTTTGGTGGCCTTTGTATATACCTTTTAGCTATTCTGCTGGTAACTGTCAGCTAACGAGCGCACTCTTAAGAAATTATTCCACTTCCAGGAGAATAAAAGTGAATACATCTCTTAGTATCTCTTAGTCTCCAGTGTCGTCGTAACCACACTAATCTCAACTGTAATTCTTCAGTAATTGAGATTTGGTTTGGAGATGCATCGAGGTGCACGAAGTGCTGAACGTCAGCAGGCTGAGCTGAGAGTTAACgtgctgctgttctcaggaatggctttaaactcaAGTGACTGACCCGGTTCCAAGCAAGAGGTTTACTGCACAGTGTCTGAAGAGCATCGGAATGAGCAAATTGCTTCTGAGAAATCAGTGTCGCCGATGTTAGCCTCAATAAACCAGAAAAACACAAGTTTggattgctcttttttttttccccttatctgTTTGCATGAAGAGGTTTTATTGGGGGTTGTTGGTGGGggtctctgctttctgaaatggGAGACAATGCCCAGAAACCACACTGAGCTCCAGATGGATTTTGGATGACGGGTTCATCcaaaacaaactgcagaaaCCTTTGGGTCCCGTGTATAAAGGAAAACCAATCCTGCAAGCCTCCTGTGGGTTGGCACAGCCTGAGAGAAGAGATGGGTGGTGACTGTTTGTTCCTGGCTGTAAATCTTACgcaatgctgctgctctgcactgaaggGAGCGCTGCACAGTGGTGTGGCTGGGGGTGGAAGTGAGAACACGGGGAGGAGctctttgtttttgcattaGTATACCTGGTGTGTTTCTTGGCCAAgcatgcacagcagcagagctggtgtcCCAGCAGAGGGAAGTTGTGGTGGCACACCAAGGCATCTCATGGGCAGGTGCCACGCTGTGAGCCACTATCAGACCTCACTGAGACTGAGAATCCATTCCTCTCCTCGGGTTTAGGTAATGGGGCAAGCCCAAGCCGTGGAGCTCTATGCAGACATCTCTTTGGACTTGAGATGGGGAAGAAGATAGCTGGAGAGCAGGAGCTGATCCACGCTGACTATTCTGTTCTTCTGTGCTGGATGGTGGTAGGTCAGCTCTGCAATCCCTGGTGTTCCCATGCATGTAGGAGCATGTTCCCGTGGCTGTGGCAGCATGCAAGTGCTAGAAGCTCTGCGCCCACCTGGCCACGTGtggcatttttcttccagcagctgcaAATTGCATAACTCCATGCAATCCTTCTTtgcggggagaggggagggggtggACCGAGCACCCCGACCATCCCACCACAAGCCCTGGGGGCTGTTGCAGGCAGTGACTGGTTCCTGCAAGCTCagtggggcagggctgctgcagcctttgGGACATGACTCATCCCTACGGCTCATCCTGGTCTGGTGCCCGCTCCCAGTGTTGGGGTGAGGCTGCTGTGCGCGTCCCGCACTGATCTGTGCAGATACCTGAGGGCTTTTCCCCCAGATGCAGGCAGAGATGGGCCCTTTCTACAGCTGATGGGGACACGAGATGGAGGAGCCTTTGCAGTGCTCCCTCACCTGCTCACGAGTAAGGTTGGTGCCATGCTCTGACCCTAGGAAACACTGTGCTTGGGGCTGGTTAGGGTCTCACCAACCCCTGAGCTGCATGGGGAGGATGCAGCCAGGCAAAGAGGAAGGGGGGAGCACGGCGTcagctcacagagcagctgtgccCCTGGCAGCCCTGTGGCGTGCCCGCAGAGGGAGTGCCCGGGCAAAGGTTATTTTGCTCTCCTGGTTTCAGTGCTGCGGGTCCGTGCTTCACCTGGGGGAGAGGTGTGAAGGGGAGTGtggtggggaggagggtggggaagggatccaggctgggctgggagcaaTGGGGCATGCTGGTGCCCTTCTTTATCCCCAGATTTGTGGAGGGGgtggggagctggggctgaTCTCATTTCCTGTGTGCTCCGGGATCTGCACCCCCATGTTGAGCACCAGGACTTCATCCCAGCTTTGGCATTGgggtgggggagtggggggggggcacggacCGGGTAGTCTACACTAGGTGAGGGAGTCTGTGTTCACTGCAGTTATCGCAGCCCTGTTGGCAGGGAGCCCCTACACCTGACTGGATCCCCCCATGGAGCCCCGGGTACAGGATGGAGCTGAGGCGCTGCAGAAGGGATGCTTACACAAAGAGGTGAGCCAAGGGCAGTAGCTGCAGTCCCCACAGTGGGTAAGTGGGGGACCGTACAGGGATGTGAATGCAGCCACTGACACAGGGCTGGCAGAAGGGCTATGTTGCAGGATAGGTGATTGTGGCACAGAGGGGCCACCCTGACCCTATAACTcccatggggctgggggacaAAGGGACACCCGCAGCTCAACCCTCTCCTCCTACCACAGGTGTCCCCGGCACAATGGACGGTGCCTGAGGTGTGTGCATGGCTGGGTGCACGACACGGGGACCTGGCACCTCTGGCAGCTGAGCATGAGGTCACCGGGCGAGCCCTGCTGCGCATGACGGAGGGGACACTGCAACGCATGGGGGTGGAACCGTGCAGCCGacgctgggagctgctgcaggagctgctgggcctgaggctgcagcaggagctggaggagctgctgtgcatcGTCGGGAGGGAGCAGCATCCACAGGGCCATGGGGATGTCCCCACAGATGGACTAAGGTCATCTCCGTGCCCAGAGTGAAGGCTGTGGATGGGGAGGTGATGCTGTGTGATGGAATTAAGCACATGAcgtggcagcagtgctggagggagTCCCGTGGCCACAGTGTCCCCAGAATATCCCAAACACAGCTGGTGATGTAGGGATGCACAAGGAGAAGGTGGCTGCTGGGTACTTCTGCATCCTGCAGGGTGGGCGGAGCCTGGTGACAATAATGCAGTGAGGACTGTCCCCATCCACCAGATCCTGCTGCAAGCCCGGGGTGCAGCAACCCACATCATGGGACCTCTCTTTGTTGAGTACTGGACATCACCTGGGGTTGGCAGAATGAGTATGGCACGGGGCACGACTGTGGGCCTCAATAAATGTGGCTGGAGCTGTGAAAGTGCTGAGTGGTTGTGCCTGAGTGATATGCCACCTCCTGGGGAGCACGTGTAGGGCTATCCCTTATTTTGCCCTATTTTCCactatttattttcccattttttcacCCTATTTGCCAAGGGAAAGGAGACAGAGCGGTCTCGACCCAAGGTTGACTTGGGTGGGATGGCTGTGCTGTCATCCAGCGAGATGTGGAAAGGCTGAGAGTTGGGTGGAGAGGAGCCTGGTGATCCTCAGCAAGGGCAAGTGTGGAGTCCTACAGcaggggaggaataactgcGTGCATCAGTAGAGGCtaagggctgagctgctggagaggagctctgcagagaagggcctgggggttgaccagtggttgaccagCAGTTGACTGATAGTTGACCAAAGGTTAtccgtgagccagcagtgtgccctgtgGCCAAGAAGTCCAATggtaccctggggtgcattgcacagagtgtggccagcagggcgagggaggtgattctcgCCTCTTCTCCACCATGGAGAGGCCACATTTGGAGCACTGAGCCCAGTGCTGGGCTAACCAGTTCAAGGGGGAcaaggaactgctggagagagcccagcaaagggctgcagagatggtgggggcctggagcatcttctgATGGGGAGAGTctgagagccctggggctgttcagcctggggaagaggaggggagaggggatgTGATCAGTGCTGATCAGAAACTAAAATGGTGGGGATAGAGTGGATGGGGCACGAGGAATAACTTCTTTAGTGTGAGGGTGGCAGAGCTCTGGAACAgactgtccagagaggtggtggtgtctTTTTTCCTGGAGATAGTGAAACCCACCGGGATGCTTTCCCGTGCGACCTGCTCTGAGGAACTTGCTTCAGAGGGAGTTGGCCTGGGGGATCCAcagagggcccttccaaccccgATGGATTTGATTCTGTGAACTATATAGTAAAATTATCGGTTACTACAAATGTGTTACCAGTAAAGTGGC
This region includes:
- the HADHB gene encoding trifunctional enzyme subunit beta, mitochondrial, producing MTSMLTHTIRNLPASSAWAVRVFARSLSCSSQLQAPAVQPKSKKTLAKSGVKNIVVVEGVRIPFLQSGTSYADLMPHDLARAALQGLLNRTSVPRDVVDYIVYGTVIQEVKTSNVAREAALGAGFSDKTPAHTVTMACISSNQAMTTGIGLIAAGQCDVVVAGGVELMSDVPIRHSRKMRKTLLTLNRAKTLGQKLALISKIRPNYFAPELPAVAEFSTSETMGHSADRLAAAFAISRVEQDEYALRSHTLAKKAQDEGLLLDVVPFKVPGKDTVTKDNGIRPSSLEQMSKLKPAFVKPYGTVTAANSSFLTDGASAMLLMSEEKALALGYKPKAYLRDFVYVSQDPKDQLLLGPTYATPKVLEKAGLTMADIDVFEFHEAFAGQILANMKAMDSDWFAQNYMGRKSKVGAPPLEKFNTWGGSLSLGHPFGATGCRLAITAAHRLKKEGGQYGLIAACAAGGQGHAMLVELYPQ